In Phoenix dactylifera cultivar Barhee BC4 chromosome 11, palm_55x_up_171113_PBpolish2nd_filt_p, whole genome shotgun sequence, the following are encoded in one genomic region:
- the LOC103697682 gene encoding protein ETHYLENE-INSENSITIVE 2-like isoform X1, whose product METMTSGGAVPHLFPSIGPALMISMGYIDLGKWVAAVDGGAHFGYDLMLPVLFFNFTAILCQYLATCIGMVTGKNLAEICVEEYCRPACITLGLQALLSMIASDLTMILGISYGLNLLLGIDLFTCICFATLGAVLLPFFATILDNWIAETLYVSIAGVAFLLYVLGVLISQPEIPLVMNVIFPKLSGESAYSLMALLGANIMAHNFYIHSSIVQWQRRLSNVAMGALFHDHFFAILFIFTGIFLVNYVLMNSAAVVFGNADIALNFQDVSLLMDQIFRTPIAPIAFFLVLLLSSQITALTWNIGGQVVLQHIFGVNLLLPVHHMSVKALTIVPALYCAKSAGAEGMYQFLIFCQVIQAMLLPSSVIPLFRVASSRLIMGAFKISWYLEILSLVAFFGMLAPNVIFIIEMLFGNSSWINNMRGCMESSAIVPYTALLLTCCISIIFTLYMAVTPLKSASDGPEAQLWILRDKLEFPEGREENDLIDNITFVENHGSAVEPVLEHSSLLDKSGHELNVDMSKTAIDSNHDTHRSSCGPNIRSTCTSPSHYPEDLKSVVEPDLLETVDKVSPGGSPDAGIVQSIESKDPVEKDVSVEADVHTDKDNEEGDALEAEESPPGALSTSTSDGPGSFSSVKGKGYDGGNGSGSLSKLSGLGRAARRQLAAILDEFWGHLFDFHGKLTQEASTKKLDVLLGLDLKIVGSVKMNNSGAELSKNFFTDADRGMVMSAISRDYESPKQKKNSSMESSYRLHMGSPSWSQNMHASNTHVKNSCSDMVDPGEKLFSSLHLPQYSDNRDYHPATIHGYQIASYLKGIGSGRTPYSSSISLDPLPATKSAESFIPNLRDSVMYSQGQNGLGSMGTSGLQSPTASRVSILQVERPYYDPSLVETSKNFGASASTKKYHSSPDISALIAASRSSLLNEGKWGSPFGPRPSLSRMTSERSQYLNPMPRAGVALPFDELSPPKLHRDVFSLQSNLNPETKSLWSRQPFEQLFGMMGTDQNREDGGLSHRSSTAPNKDTFSCSESEAKLLQALRNCVKKLLKLEGSDWLFRQNGGSDEELIDQVAATEKYLCEADVNDMNQVFLSELHHLSSDRRFSSVQRSEEEDIPNALSLPNCGNSCVWRPALVVSFGVWCIRRILELSLVESRPELWGKYTYVLNRLQGILDPAFSKPRNPISPCSCLERLAKDMKSFKQSQQKSVNESLTTASTILKIIKDVEIAVSGRKGRTGTAAGDVAFPKGKENLASVLKRYKRRLLNKFPGNHEGTSSGKIPTPATSLGL is encoded by the exons ATGGAAACTATGACATCAGGGGGAGCTGTACCTCATCTTTTTCCTTCTATTGGACCTGCGCTTATGATTTCTATGGGATACATCGACCTTGGGAAATGGGTGGCAGCTGTAGATGGTGGGGCTCACTTTGGATATGATCTCATGTTACCTGTACTCTTTTTCAATTTCACTGCCATTCTGTGCCAGTACCTTGCAACTTGCATTGGTATGGTCACTGGAAAGAATCTTGCAGAG ATTTGTGTCGAGGAGTATTGCAGGCCAGCATGCATTACACTTGGACTCCAAGCACTGTTATCCATGATTGCTTCAGACCTGACAATG ATTTTGGGCATTTCATATGGACTCAATCTTCTGCTTGGGATTGATCTCTTCACATGTATCTGTTTTGCTACACTTGGTGCTGTTTTACTTCCCTTTTTTGCCACCATTTTG GACAACTGGATAGCAGAAACATTGTATGTAAGCATAGCGGGCGTTGCTTTTCTACTCTATGTGCTTGGCgtattaattagtcaaccaGAAATCCCTCTTGTAATGAATGTGATTTTTCCTAAGTTGAGCGGGGAGAGTGCATACTCACTTATGGCTCTTCTTGGTGCGAATATAATGGCACACAATTTCTACATACACTCTTCAATTGTACAG TGGCAGAGAAGACTCTCAAATGTTGCTATGGGTGCTTTATTTCATGACCATTTTTTTGCTATCCTGTTCATTTTTACTGGCATTTTTCTGGTGAATTATGTACTGATGAACTCAGCAGCTGTAGTATTCGGCAATGCAGACATTGCGCTTAATTTTCAAGATGTTTCCTTGCTGATGGACCAG ATATTTAGGACTCCTATAGCACCGATAGCATTTTTTCTAGTCCTTCTCCTCTCAAGTCAGATCACAGCTTTAACATGGAATATCGGTGGGCAAGTGGTATTGCAACATATTTTTGGCGTAAACCTGCTTCTGCCAGTACATCACATGTCAGTTAAGGCTCTCACCATCGTTCCAGCTCTCTATTGTGCAAAGAGTGCAGGTGCTGAAGGAAtgtatcaatttcttattttctgtCAAGTTATACAGGCTATGCTTCTTCCATCCTCTGTCATTCCTCTTTTCCGGGTTGCATCATCAAGATTAATAATGGGAGCTTTCAAAATCTCTTGGTATCTTGAAATCTTGTCTTTGGTTGCATTTTTCGGGATGCTTGCACCAAATGTTATCTTTATCATAGAAATGTTATTTGGAAACAGCAGCTGGATAAATAACATGAGGGGCTGTATGGAAAGCAGTGCGATAGTCCCATATACTGCTCTTCTACTTACTTGTTGTATTTCCATTATTTTTACACTATATATGGCAGTTACACCGCTAAAATCTGCGAGTGATGGGCCAGAAGCACAGTTATGGATCTTGCGTGATAAGTTGGAGTTTCCTGAGGGCAGAGAAGAAAATGATCTAATCGATAACATTACATTTGTTGAAAATCATGGGTCTGCGGTAGAACCTGTCTTGGAGCATTCCAGTCTTCTTGATAAATCAGGTCATGAATTAAATGTTGATATGTCCAAGACAGCTATTGATTCTAACCATGATACACATCGGTCTTCTTGCGGTCCAAACATTCGTTCTACTTGTACTTCCCCATCACATTATCCTGAAGATTTGAAGTCTGTAGTTGAACCTGATTTGCTGGAAACCGTAGATAAAGTTTCTCCTGGTGGCTCGCCAGATGCAGGTATTGTACAGAGCATTGAGTCCAAGGACCCAGTAGAAAAGGATGTGAGTGTGGAAGCAGATGTTCATACAGATAAAGATAACGAAGAAGGAGATGCTTTAGAGGCTGAAGAGTCCCCCCCAGGAGCTTTGTCAACTTCAACCTCTGATGGTCCTGGATCCTTTAGTAGCGTCAAGGGAAAAGGTTATGATGGAGGGAATGGCAGTGGAAGCCTATCAAAATTGTCTGGGTTGGGTCGTGCAGCACGACGTCAATTAgcagccattttggatgagtttTGGGGTCACCTGTTTGATTTTCACGGGAAGCTAACACAAGAAGCAAGTACGAAAAAACTGGATGTTTTGCTGGGATTAGATTTGAAAATAGTTGGTTCTGTCAAAATGAACAACTCAGGAGCAGAATTGTCCAAGAATTTCTTTACAGATGCAGATAGGGGAATGGTTATGTCAGCAATCTCAAGAGACTACGAATCTCCCAAACAGAAGAAAAATTCAAGTATGGAGTCATCCTACAGGCTTCATATGGGATCCCCATCTTGGTCACAAAACATGCATGCATCGAACACACATGTGAAAAACTCATGCAGTGACATGGTGGATCCcggtgaaaaactcttttcttctttgcacTTGCCACAGTATTCTGATAATCGGGATTATCATCCTGCTACAATACATGGTTATCAGATAGCATCCTATCTCAAAGGGATTGGTTCGGGCAGAACTCCCTATTCCTCAAGCATTTCACTAGACCCACTGCCAGCTACCAAGTCTGCTGAATCCTTTATCCCAAATTTGAGGGATTCAGTTATGTATTCTCAAGGGCAAAATGGACTCGGTTCAATGGGAACATCTGGTTTGCAAAGCCCAACAGCATCTCGAGTTAGCATATTGCAGGTAGAAAGGCCTTACTACGACCCTTCCCTAGTTGAAACTAGTAAAAATTTTGGCGCTTCAGCCTCCACAAAGAAATACCATAGTTCACCAGACATTTCTGCCCTCATTGCTGCTAGCAGGAGTTCGTTGTTGAATGAGGGGAAATGGGGCAGTCCTTTTGGCCCTCGTCCATCCTTGAGTAGGATGACATCTGAGAGATCGCAATATTTGAACCCTATGCCTAGAGCTGGAGTTGCATTGCCATTTGATGAGCTTTCTCCACCCAAACTCCATAGAGATGTGTTCTCGTTACAGTCAAATTTGAATCCAGAAACCAAATCTCTTTGGTCTAGACAACCATTTGAACAATTGTTTGGTATGATGGGCACTGATCAGAATAGAGAGGATGGAGGACTTTCTCACAGATCCAGCACAGCTCCCAATAAAGACACTTTCTCTTGTTCAGAATCAGAAGCCAAGCTACTTCAAGCTCTTCGAAATTGTGTTAAGAAGCTCTTAAAATTGGAGGGATCAGATTGGCTGTTTAGACAGAATGGTGGGTCTGATGAGGAGCTAATCGATCAAGTTGCTGCAACTGAGAAATATCTATGTGAAGCAGATGTTAATGACATGAATCAGGTATTCCTGAGTGAGCTTCATCATTTGTCTTCTGATCGAAGGTTTAGTTCAGTCCAAAGGAGTGAGGAGGAAGATATCCCTAATGCTTTGTCATTGCCCAATTGTGGAAATAGTTGTGTATGGCGACCAGCTCTGGTGGTTAGTTTTGGTGTGTGGTGCATCCGCCGGATATTAGAACTATCACTTGTGGAGAGTCGGCCAGAGCTATGGGGCAAATACACTTATGTTCTCAATCGTCTTCAG GGAATTCTTGATCCTGCGTTCTCCAAGCCCCGGAATCCCATCAGTCCCTGCTCATGTCTTGAAAGACTAGCAAAAGACATGAAGAGCTTCAAGCAGTCGCAGCAGAAATCAGTTAATGAATCCCTTACAACAGCAAGTACAATTCTTAAGATCATCAAGGATGTTGAGATTGCAGTCTCAGGCCGAAAGGGCCGGACAGGCACCGCAGCAGGTGATGTTGCATTTCCCAAAGGGAAGGAGAACTTGGCATCTGTATTAAAGCGCTATAAGCGTCGGCTCTTGAACAAGTTTCCTGGGAACCATGAAGGTACTTCATCCGGCAAGATCCCTACACCTGCCACTTCCTTGGGTTTATAA
- the LOC103697682 gene encoding protein ETHYLENE-INSENSITIVE 2-like isoform X2 has translation METMTSGGAVPHLFPSIGPALMISMGYIDLGKWVAAVDGGAHFGYDLMLPVLFFNFTAILCQYLATCIGMVTGKNLAEILGISYGLNLLLGIDLFTCICFATLGAVLLPFFATILDNWIAETLYVSIAGVAFLLYVLGVLISQPEIPLVMNVIFPKLSGESAYSLMALLGANIMAHNFYIHSSIVQWQRRLSNVAMGALFHDHFFAILFIFTGIFLVNYVLMNSAAVVFGNADIALNFQDVSLLMDQIFRTPIAPIAFFLVLLLSSQITALTWNIGGQVVLQHIFGVNLLLPVHHMSVKALTIVPALYCAKSAGAEGMYQFLIFCQVIQAMLLPSSVIPLFRVASSRLIMGAFKISWYLEILSLVAFFGMLAPNVIFIIEMLFGNSSWINNMRGCMESSAIVPYTALLLTCCISIIFTLYMAVTPLKSASDGPEAQLWILRDKLEFPEGREENDLIDNITFVENHGSAVEPVLEHSSLLDKSGHELNVDMSKTAIDSNHDTHRSSCGPNIRSTCTSPSHYPEDLKSVVEPDLLETVDKVSPGGSPDAGIVQSIESKDPVEKDVSVEADVHTDKDNEEGDALEAEESPPGALSTSTSDGPGSFSSVKGKGYDGGNGSGSLSKLSGLGRAARRQLAAILDEFWGHLFDFHGKLTQEASTKKLDVLLGLDLKIVGSVKMNNSGAELSKNFFTDADRGMVMSAISRDYESPKQKKNSSMESSYRLHMGSPSWSQNMHASNTHVKNSCSDMVDPGEKLFSSLHLPQYSDNRDYHPATIHGYQIASYLKGIGSGRTPYSSSISLDPLPATKSAESFIPNLRDSVMYSQGQNGLGSMGTSGLQSPTASRVSILQVERPYYDPSLVETSKNFGASASTKKYHSSPDISALIAASRSSLLNEGKWGSPFGPRPSLSRMTSERSQYLNPMPRAGVALPFDELSPPKLHRDVFSLQSNLNPETKSLWSRQPFEQLFGMMGTDQNREDGGLSHRSSTAPNKDTFSCSESEAKLLQALRNCVKKLLKLEGSDWLFRQNGGSDEELIDQVAATEKYLCEADVNDMNQVFLSELHHLSSDRRFSSVQRSEEEDIPNALSLPNCGNSCVWRPALVVSFGVWCIRRILELSLVESRPELWGKYTYVLNRLQGILDPAFSKPRNPISPCSCLERLAKDMKSFKQSQQKSVNESLTTASTILKIIKDVEIAVSGRKGRTGTAAGDVAFPKGKENLASVLKRYKRRLLNKFPGNHEGTSSGKIPTPATSLGL, from the exons ATGGAAACTATGACATCAGGGGGAGCTGTACCTCATCTTTTTCCTTCTATTGGACCTGCGCTTATGATTTCTATGGGATACATCGACCTTGGGAAATGGGTGGCAGCTGTAGATGGTGGGGCTCACTTTGGATATGATCTCATGTTACCTGTACTCTTTTTCAATTTCACTGCCATTCTGTGCCAGTACCTTGCAACTTGCATTGGTATGGTCACTGGAAAGAATCTTGCAGAG ATTTTGGGCATTTCATATGGACTCAATCTTCTGCTTGGGATTGATCTCTTCACATGTATCTGTTTTGCTACACTTGGTGCTGTTTTACTTCCCTTTTTTGCCACCATTTTG GACAACTGGATAGCAGAAACATTGTATGTAAGCATAGCGGGCGTTGCTTTTCTACTCTATGTGCTTGGCgtattaattagtcaaccaGAAATCCCTCTTGTAATGAATGTGATTTTTCCTAAGTTGAGCGGGGAGAGTGCATACTCACTTATGGCTCTTCTTGGTGCGAATATAATGGCACACAATTTCTACATACACTCTTCAATTGTACAG TGGCAGAGAAGACTCTCAAATGTTGCTATGGGTGCTTTATTTCATGACCATTTTTTTGCTATCCTGTTCATTTTTACTGGCATTTTTCTGGTGAATTATGTACTGATGAACTCAGCAGCTGTAGTATTCGGCAATGCAGACATTGCGCTTAATTTTCAAGATGTTTCCTTGCTGATGGACCAG ATATTTAGGACTCCTATAGCACCGATAGCATTTTTTCTAGTCCTTCTCCTCTCAAGTCAGATCACAGCTTTAACATGGAATATCGGTGGGCAAGTGGTATTGCAACATATTTTTGGCGTAAACCTGCTTCTGCCAGTACATCACATGTCAGTTAAGGCTCTCACCATCGTTCCAGCTCTCTATTGTGCAAAGAGTGCAGGTGCTGAAGGAAtgtatcaatttcttattttctgtCAAGTTATACAGGCTATGCTTCTTCCATCCTCTGTCATTCCTCTTTTCCGGGTTGCATCATCAAGATTAATAATGGGAGCTTTCAAAATCTCTTGGTATCTTGAAATCTTGTCTTTGGTTGCATTTTTCGGGATGCTTGCACCAAATGTTATCTTTATCATAGAAATGTTATTTGGAAACAGCAGCTGGATAAATAACATGAGGGGCTGTATGGAAAGCAGTGCGATAGTCCCATATACTGCTCTTCTACTTACTTGTTGTATTTCCATTATTTTTACACTATATATGGCAGTTACACCGCTAAAATCTGCGAGTGATGGGCCAGAAGCACAGTTATGGATCTTGCGTGATAAGTTGGAGTTTCCTGAGGGCAGAGAAGAAAATGATCTAATCGATAACATTACATTTGTTGAAAATCATGGGTCTGCGGTAGAACCTGTCTTGGAGCATTCCAGTCTTCTTGATAAATCAGGTCATGAATTAAATGTTGATATGTCCAAGACAGCTATTGATTCTAACCATGATACACATCGGTCTTCTTGCGGTCCAAACATTCGTTCTACTTGTACTTCCCCATCACATTATCCTGAAGATTTGAAGTCTGTAGTTGAACCTGATTTGCTGGAAACCGTAGATAAAGTTTCTCCTGGTGGCTCGCCAGATGCAGGTATTGTACAGAGCATTGAGTCCAAGGACCCAGTAGAAAAGGATGTGAGTGTGGAAGCAGATGTTCATACAGATAAAGATAACGAAGAAGGAGATGCTTTAGAGGCTGAAGAGTCCCCCCCAGGAGCTTTGTCAACTTCAACCTCTGATGGTCCTGGATCCTTTAGTAGCGTCAAGGGAAAAGGTTATGATGGAGGGAATGGCAGTGGAAGCCTATCAAAATTGTCTGGGTTGGGTCGTGCAGCACGACGTCAATTAgcagccattttggatgagtttTGGGGTCACCTGTTTGATTTTCACGGGAAGCTAACACAAGAAGCAAGTACGAAAAAACTGGATGTTTTGCTGGGATTAGATTTGAAAATAGTTGGTTCTGTCAAAATGAACAACTCAGGAGCAGAATTGTCCAAGAATTTCTTTACAGATGCAGATAGGGGAATGGTTATGTCAGCAATCTCAAGAGACTACGAATCTCCCAAACAGAAGAAAAATTCAAGTATGGAGTCATCCTACAGGCTTCATATGGGATCCCCATCTTGGTCACAAAACATGCATGCATCGAACACACATGTGAAAAACTCATGCAGTGACATGGTGGATCCcggtgaaaaactcttttcttctttgcacTTGCCACAGTATTCTGATAATCGGGATTATCATCCTGCTACAATACATGGTTATCAGATAGCATCCTATCTCAAAGGGATTGGTTCGGGCAGAACTCCCTATTCCTCAAGCATTTCACTAGACCCACTGCCAGCTACCAAGTCTGCTGAATCCTTTATCCCAAATTTGAGGGATTCAGTTATGTATTCTCAAGGGCAAAATGGACTCGGTTCAATGGGAACATCTGGTTTGCAAAGCCCAACAGCATCTCGAGTTAGCATATTGCAGGTAGAAAGGCCTTACTACGACCCTTCCCTAGTTGAAACTAGTAAAAATTTTGGCGCTTCAGCCTCCACAAAGAAATACCATAGTTCACCAGACATTTCTGCCCTCATTGCTGCTAGCAGGAGTTCGTTGTTGAATGAGGGGAAATGGGGCAGTCCTTTTGGCCCTCGTCCATCCTTGAGTAGGATGACATCTGAGAGATCGCAATATTTGAACCCTATGCCTAGAGCTGGAGTTGCATTGCCATTTGATGAGCTTTCTCCACCCAAACTCCATAGAGATGTGTTCTCGTTACAGTCAAATTTGAATCCAGAAACCAAATCTCTTTGGTCTAGACAACCATTTGAACAATTGTTTGGTATGATGGGCACTGATCAGAATAGAGAGGATGGAGGACTTTCTCACAGATCCAGCACAGCTCCCAATAAAGACACTTTCTCTTGTTCAGAATCAGAAGCCAAGCTACTTCAAGCTCTTCGAAATTGTGTTAAGAAGCTCTTAAAATTGGAGGGATCAGATTGGCTGTTTAGACAGAATGGTGGGTCTGATGAGGAGCTAATCGATCAAGTTGCTGCAACTGAGAAATATCTATGTGAAGCAGATGTTAATGACATGAATCAGGTATTCCTGAGTGAGCTTCATCATTTGTCTTCTGATCGAAGGTTTAGTTCAGTCCAAAGGAGTGAGGAGGAAGATATCCCTAATGCTTTGTCATTGCCCAATTGTGGAAATAGTTGTGTATGGCGACCAGCTCTGGTGGTTAGTTTTGGTGTGTGGTGCATCCGCCGGATATTAGAACTATCACTTGTGGAGAGTCGGCCAGAGCTATGGGGCAAATACACTTATGTTCTCAATCGTCTTCAG GGAATTCTTGATCCTGCGTTCTCCAAGCCCCGGAATCCCATCAGTCCCTGCTCATGTCTTGAAAGACTAGCAAAAGACATGAAGAGCTTCAAGCAGTCGCAGCAGAAATCAGTTAATGAATCCCTTACAACAGCAAGTACAATTCTTAAGATCATCAAGGATGTTGAGATTGCAGTCTCAGGCCGAAAGGGCCGGACAGGCACCGCAGCAGGTGATGTTGCATTTCCCAAAGGGAAGGAGAACTTGGCATCTGTATTAAAGCGCTATAAGCGTCGGCTCTTGAACAAGTTTCCTGGGAACCATGAAGGTACTTCATCCGGCAAGATCCCTACACCTGCCACTTCCTTGGGTTTATAA